DNA sequence from the Nicotiana tomentosiformis chromosome 3, ASM39032v3, whole genome shotgun sequence genome:
ggttcggtgaggttttgaaataatttggagcgcttagttccaaggtttagaatttaagttgaaaaggttgaccgtatgttaacttatgtgtaacgacctcggagaaaattttgctaaggaaattaaggtttggtggtaccgaggtagatcaattagtacaaagaaaatttttgggttgaacaatgcaccgatgtgtaaaggaaaattttgtcggaaaaTGGTCATTTCTGCAACCACTATgcagtcgcagaatcactctgcggaccgcataatggtcgcaaagtggatcaggagaggggcaagatttgaggaaaatctgcggtgcactatgcgactgcagacctgttttgcggtgcattataacaccacagaacaagtatgcggaccgcataatgaccgcagaccgggtcagtaacgcccaactttggaggccaaattatgcggccggtatgcggaccgcatacctgttatgcgatggcataactgcgtcggagctcccattctttctaatttttgacccgacccaacttcgatttatagcccttgaagctcattttttagccaaaaatctggtattttagagagaggtgagagcattttggagagagaaagtgaagacttagtgatttatccatcaattcttgttcaaggtttgaagatttcacaaggatcttgctagggcttcaaagaggtaagaatttctttccctaattcttcaatttcgaatttagagtaaagatgggtgattaatagtatgattcttgggtatagagtatcatatatacataccaataaggttgtggaaagattgttaagttcaaatggataaggattgagttgaaaatggtagaaatcttcatagactttaattgtatgaagatttgagggtcgagttggtgtcggattttggtgaaatttatatggttggactcgtggttggatgggcattcatattctgtaacttttgtcaggttccaagatgtgggccctacgggcgatttttgagttaatttcggattttattggaaaaattagtatttccttatggaattaattacaataatttgtattgactgattcgaattaattatggctagatacgaggctttcggaggccaattcttgtggcaagggcatagcggaataaataagtacacgggttgaggtaagtaacaataataaatctggtcctaagggtatgaaaccccgaattttggtatcatgtgattattttggaggtggcgcacatgctaggtgacgggcgtgtgggcatgtaccgaggggattgtgacttggtccatcccgaaaaactataaaattgaataatttattgttagctataggatctctatgtgttgaagaaatttgactataaatcatgttagaaatcatgcttaggctatgttatagtactgttgagacccgtagaggtcgcgtacttgttgaattatttgctaatttttGTCTTGTACTCCGTCATGATTTTttttgcgtattatacctcagtctttctggatatttgttgatatactatgttatctttgtttgggctgatcctTGTGAttcctgagagcccgagagacttgagaggttgaggactgagtaaggccgagggcctgtcggtgaggtaaggatattatggcacatgagttgtccgtgcaggatattatagcacgtgagttgtccgtgcaacacgtgagttgtccgtgcagattatggcgcttgggctgtaggagcccctccggagtctgtacacacccccagtgagcgcgggtacccattgagtgtgagtgttgagggctgagagccgagtgattaagctgttgtgatgagctgagtgactgttgccttagaggctgtacttgctttgcatttgttgttgcacttggtttcCATCTttcattattgtgaaatctctgaaagaatttatatccggattacttgaaattgaactgtataaattgatttgacttaaactgctggatttgaaagctgTCTATTCtctgctggaactactgaaagtgaactatgactgtgtagctcgtcattatcctcagttccttagttattattgttacttgctgagttagttgtactcatactacaccctacacttcgtgtgcatatccaagtGTTCCTGAATATaacgggtgttgatcatttcgcgcagttgattttcaggatattttgaggtagctgtcatgttccgcagaccttgtctctccttctatatctccttgtttactgtatttggtctcggactattatagactgtatttttccagacttgtactcatattagatgctcatgcactcagtgacaccaggttttgggagtgttgtatcggaaaCTGCTAGAtttatttttggtattgtattaaacgtacgtttttaaatttaaaggaaattgtaggttattgatattatcggctttcctagtactgagataggtgccatcacgataggttaggatttttgggtcgtgacaatcggcAACTGTAAACGATTTGTTAAacagaggaataggattgaaggatccagcctatcttgcaaaggaaactgcccatttttgttcttactactttgacagtcatgtgccatgtgctagAAATAGGCCCAATCAGCACAATGTGGTGATTGAgattgatccattatatccaccaatgtctgtattcaatcaaccaggccgaggttctaaagatcgaacaaaaaggggcctaagtagtatggagtacaaatcagcttcaaatcatgtgttgctaaattgtccggaagttcaaccctttcttaagtaagtgttgacgtaagattaatttacataggctactatttaatttggttgatacaactaacaaataattttcagtgcgtcgctcagtgacttcgtgagtcaatttggtcatggtgctgtatattctacatttgaggcatggTTTAAAGAGTGTGTAATTGCATCTTACATACTTTCTCACATGTGAATATTCATACTTGTAAATATACTTACTCACTTGTGATTTATTTACCCCTACATGTAGGTCAATAATTCAAACAATGGtgttaatcaatttttgaaagatatatcttggggacctgcacCTACGATTACGACTATGTCTAAGTATTATGTGAATGGTTACAAATTTCACACTGAGGAATGCTCCAAGTATTAAAAAAGCAATAACAGTGGGGTGTGTGTCAAAGGTGGTGAAGGCAACCAGGATGGGGGAAATGATTATTATGATGtgatcaaagagattctagaattgtcatattcaggttggccaaataagaagatcatactttttcgatgcaagtggtttgacccaacacctagaagaggtacaaatgtacactcgcagtacaacataattgaggttaataaaaagagggagaatgatcgctatgatccttttataattgcaAAAAGAGTTAGGCAAGTGTACTATGCTCCATATCCATTGCggagggataaggctgattggttGGTTGTAATTAAAACAAAGCCTGTTGGTAGggtggaagttgagaatgtgctagatgttgcttaccaaaacaatacctcaagtgttaaccaaatggtggatgATTAGTTAGAAAATTACTTGGAGCACCTTCaacgcatattagaagaagttgatatggaggaaataacaatcatagaaaatgaggataaagaatcacctaatgaaaatgaaataaagtGAAGAGGAAGGATTTTCAGACGAGGAAGGATACGTCGACGAAGACGACCAGCATGTTAGTGTTTTCAAgcgctctcaacttatatagatttatattctcaattctaacattttctttaatttatgcaaaTGGCCGATAGGGgtcgaggtaggtctaggaaggataaAAGGCCTATTGATCATGATGATAGTGCTACACCCACGCTTCCATCCACTCCACACTTACATCCCTCTGCTGCTGATGGCCGGAAGCAATCTTCTAGGCGCAGATCTATTCCACCACATCCATCTACTCATCAAACTACCCACCATTCGCCCGCCCAACAATATTATCACCATTCTTCGCCACATGGCTATACCCCGCTTCCTCCTCATGATCCTACCAGTACTAACATGGGTGCATCGAGTCACCAGTCACAGAGCCATATGGTACGCCCGCCATCTGCTCTGTTTGCTTCATCTCCAGCTGGATTGCATCCATCTAGATTTTAGCGGGCCGGATCACAACAGTGGTCTAGATCGCAGTAGGGGTCTAGATCGATGCAGGGGTGTGGATCGCAGCCATCTTCATCAGGGACTCCGTCTCTCTCTCCACGGAGTTCGTCTCCTAGCATTTCTAGACTTCGTCTTCGGGATAGTAGCACTGAGCCAGATGCCCCCCCCCCTTCTGCGCACTGCGCACACTTCAGATTCATCGGAGGATGATGATCCAGATGATGTGCGTTATGATCATTATCATAGGATCATCATCAGGCCTGAgggcaatgggtaagatttatttattacttctttatttttgctgaattataatagctactcttgtttatttaatgtaatttctATGTTGCAGGTTCATTCCTAATCATCAGGttacaaagataatcactgatATTCTTGGCGGGTTGTATAATGCACCCTATCCGACTTGGAGTGACTTTCCAGAGGATCTTGTGCAGCAGAtgttcaaccaatttaaggttttaatacaattcttatctatttaagcattatattaataatattttcatctaacgttacatactttatttgcagactaagtgtgccTGGGAGGACCGGTATAACCGTGAAATTTGTAAAAATTGGGAGTACAAATGCCATAAGAGACTCTctgattccttcaactccgctcgaaaggttaaaaagaagccttcatgggttctaccggATGTATGGGTGGATCTGCAAAGGTATTGGGCCACCGAGAAATTCGAGAAGCAAAGTGAACTGGGAAAGAAGgcccgagcatctgagaagggtggctccttgcactgtCTGGGTTCAAGGAGCATGGGGGATACGAGGAGACaactggtaattccttaaaatatttcggtctatttttatcgaactatatttatatatgttaatttcgttaacacgttttattatatttgtaggaaaaaaatatgggaggaagatgagtcatgatgagttcttcatggagactcacatccggaagaagaaggcatcgacagatccaactagatgggtcgaggaccgaGCGGAGACTACacatgtaagtttcataactactataaatgtttataatattatatagttagtaattttctatcttctaaataaagggtcgctacaagattaatttggaggagtacactcagagcttgctaccgaatgagcaaggcgagcgaccgCCCATTTTAGACGAAGAAGCGCAGaggatatggttggatgttgtctatggtcctaaaaaggggatagcatacggccttccagataaatcatttcggcgctacagggctagattgcaaggtatagggacttccgcccaAGGCGAGGCAATTAATAGGTTGACTATATCATCTATGGAACAGAATATCGCAAAGCTGACAGCAGAGCTTGTAGAGACAAAGGCcagagaaaaaaaagagagatgaacaatTTGGTACCTTAAAGTTCATCTAGAAAGGAGGGACgaacaatttaatctccttcaaggtcagctggccaatcttcttgctagtggtgctttccccattccccggtctcgtgaTCCTTCCCCATGTGCCGACGATGAAGGTTCTAGGAGTGAAGATAAAGATGATGCTAGAtaaaaaaaactcattgaatggtgtgtattgctaaacaaagtattgaacttatcaatatttagttgagactaattttgaatgatgattatattgttattttgttattgaacattttagtagttgttgttatggttgttattacttgttgtggttgttattagttgTTGTTAGATAATGGTTGTTAGTGTTAGTTAATAGTTTTTTtcagttaattattgttattattgttgttgttagcatattcattgttgttgattaattatggttaaatggcagcaatgtaatgctgccattataggatggatattagttgtaattggcaggtggtgtagctcaaAAATAGGCATTTTCTGCCCAGCTTTTACCcagatttccgaccgaattcggtcggaaattaattttttttacacagaaattcataatttccgaccgaattcggtcaaaAATTTCAAATAAATTCTCCAGTTTAtggaaatttccgaccgaattcggtcggaaattatgaatttatatttatttttaaaataaattaataatttattacaatttacaactaattatttaaataaataaaattattattttttaaaattttccaccGAATTCAgtcggaaaataaaaaaaatttaaaaaaaacattAATAGTTTCCGACTGATTTCGgtcgaaaatttgaaaattaaaaaaataaattaatagtttccgaccgatttcggttggaaatttaaaaattaaaaaaaatatatttaattgttTCTGACCGATTTCGGTCAGAAATTAAAATTTGATAGTCAGTCGACGCTTTGAAATTtttgaccgaattcggtcggaaatttccgaccgattttggtcggtacacGTTTGCGACCATCGTTTTCCCGACCAAttaaaatcggtcggaattcggtcggaaattgtcaattttcgaccgatttcggtcggaaatagcGGACGGAATTACACTATTTTTTAGTAGtgatagtggatattatgtcatggcaaatgtcatgaaaatttgaccCCCACTTAagaagaagccaaattaatggccatattacattTATCAATATTAAATTTCCTCGTTTCTTCTTCATGTCAATTTTCTTGTTTATATCTTTTTCCTTGGCTAGATATTAACATGTTACATTTGACATGAATCGTTGGTAATATGTTGCTGGAGCAACTCTCACAATTACCTATGTGCCTAGTGTTCCATTTCAAATGACACCTTTCACAACAGAAGTTCCAGAAGAGGTCAGCTCTAGTTCATCTTTAACATCATTTGATTTTCTATATATGTTACCAGACCTGATCCCCGTTTAACTACTTGTGTATGCAGAGAGAGGAAGATTTGGATCAAAGGCCAAAACCACAGATATATATATGGAAGAGACGACTTTGAATCTGATACTGATGAAGATGAGAATTTCTATGCTCTCCAACTTGTATGAAAATTTCTTTTACGCTTTTTATTTGTGTGCATCCTTTTACACCCAAATTACAAAATAGTGGAATAGTTATCCCCCTAAAATGACACATGACATGCGCTTGAGGGAATAAAACTAAGTGCTTGAACAGTaaacattttttaaaaaaaacttataTTTGAAGCCTTATTAGAATGATGACACGCGTGACGCGTCCatccttttccctttttttttctcttcattttcattcctatttttctttatgtttctttgtttCCCTTCTCAGAGCTAAAAACGTTTTCCCAACCCCAATAATATTCCGATACTGTTCTGTTTTTTTTAGTTTTATGTTTTGGCAAATTACTAAATTCTCTTTGACTGAACTGAATTGCTGTGGCTTGTGATGCGGTTAAAGTTGCGTCAATCATTAAGTCAAAGTTGAACATGGTTGATGCACGCCTTAGTCCAAAGCTCTCTTCAACATGTTGCCTATCAGCAGATACTGAAATGTTAAACTTTCCTCGCACTTTTATTAACAAGTACATACATGCACAACTATATCCTGGTCTTGCTCCATTCGGGTTACTCAGTTTAGTTAGCATTGTACAATTGACTCATCTGCTCTTACTAAAGAAATTGTATTAGGGGAGGCTTGAATATACTAATAGAACTTTGCGTATTTTGTGAATAGAGATTTGCGCATAGCATCTGAGCATGCTACAAGTTACACCAAATATATACCTTTTCCCTCATCTTATAGACTGGGTGAAGCCTGAAATACATGCGGGGGAGTTTCTTTAGTGATGTTTTGTTTGAAAAAAGCAAGTTTTAGATTTTTGGAAAATCTAGTTTATGGAAATAGTGTGATTGAATT
Encoded proteins:
- the LOC138908349 gene encoding uncharacterized protein, with amino-acid sequence MADRGRGRSRKDKRPIDHDDSATPTLPSTPHLHPSAADGRKQSSRRRSIPPHPSTHQTTHHSPAQQYYHHSSPHGYTPLPPHDPTNFSGPDHNSGLDRSRGLDRCRGVDRSHLHQGLRLSLHGVRLLAFLDFVFGIVALSQMPPPLLRTAHTSDSSEDDDPDDVRYDHYHRIIIRPEGNGFIPNHQVTKIITDILGGLYNAPYPTWSDFPEDLVQQMFNQFKTKCAWEDRYNREICKNWEYKCHKRLSDSFNSARKVKKKPSWVLPDVWVDLQRYWATEKFEKQSELGKKARASEKGGSLHCLGSRSMGDTRRQLEKNMGGR